In one window of Plasmodium gaboni strain SY75 chromosome Unknown, whole genome shotgun sequence DNA:
- a CDS encoding putative exported protein — protein MVLISIKCLLFFMCLFVCNYESYNNPFEQRIYKNKNLINNRINRKLATLNSTQNRRNLGKTKLNLKCKDDLNESKNCITISDKKGKKENKENNNNNNKNNNIFNNSNDNNYDVYDIEEEVKKTYDNLEQLIEQNVDEPEEIYNKEKKSFFKRSFLLLKIFDNIFIQKTIDSRAQNQRSDIHEDIKANLCILSAGIPMTAIPIYMYLIKRMDFFCIKPLTEYY, from the exons ATGGTTCTTATATCTATTAAgtgtttattattttttatgtgcTTATTTGTTTGTAATTAC GAATCCTACAATAATCCTTTTGAAcaaagaatatataaaaacaagaatttaataaataacaGAATAAATAGAAAACTAGCAACGTTAAACAGTACACAAAATAGAAGAAATTTAGGAAAGacaaaattaaatttaaaatgtAAAGATGATTTAAATGAAAGTAAAAATTGTATAACAATAAGCGACAAAAAGGgaaagaaagaaaataaagaaaataacaataataataataaaaataataatatatttaataattctaacgataataattatgatgTATATGACATAGAGGAAGaagtaaaaaaaacataCGATAATCTAGAACAATTAATAGAACAAAATGTAGATGAACCtgaagaaatatataataaggagaaaaaatcattttttaaaagatcttttttattattaaaaatatttgataatatttttatacaaaaaaCCATAGACAGTCGAGCACAAAACCAAAGATCTGATATACatgaagatataaaagCAAATTTATGTATACTTTCTGCTGGTATCCCGATGACAGCAATAccaatatatatgtatctAATAAAAAGAATGGATTTTTTCTGCATTAAACCTTTAActgaatattattaa